GAGCCGGATGAAGGTACCGAGTTCGAGGCCCCGGCCGACCTCCGCGAGCGCGCGGGAGTTGACCACCGCGGCGCGAAGCTTGGCGAGCGTTCCCTCGGGCACGTCCGGGTGGACGCGGTAGAGGGTGTCCGTCACCACCAGACCCAGCACCGAGTCGCCGAGGAACTCCAGGCGCTCGTTGGTGGGCAGCCCGCCGTTCTCGTAGGCGTAGCTGCGGTGGGTCAGGGCACGCACCAGAAGGGCGCGCTCGAGTGTGTACCCGAGGCGCCCTTCCAGGACGTCGTATTCGGTCGAAGCCGGCCCGCCGCCCTTGCTTCCGTTGGCAGAAGCCTGCTTGCGGGTTGAGTTGCTATCCGACATCGATCCGTGCACCCCGCCGATCAGACCGAGAGGACCTGGCGACGGTTGTACGTGCCGCAGCTCGGGCACGCGATGTGACCCAGCTTCGGCTCGTGGCAGCGGTCGCACGCCACGAGGGCGGGGACAACGGCCTTCCAGTTGGACCGGCGGTGGCGCGTGTTGCTGCGCGACATCTTCCGCTTCGGAACAGCCACGGCTACTTCTCCTGGTTCTCGGCTCCACCCTCACGGGTGTCGCTGGTCTTGATTCCGTCACCCTCGTCGCCGTGGGCGGCGGAGAGTCCCTGCAGAGCCGCCCACCGGGGGTCGGCGGCCTCGTGGTGGTGGTCCGGGTCGTCACTCAGGCGCGCTCCGCATTCGGAGCACAGGCCCAGGCAGTCTTCCTGGCACACCGGCTGCAGCGGCAGTGCAAGCACCACCGCGTCACGCAGCACCGGCTGGAGGTCGAAGTAATCGCCCTCCAAGCGGTAAGTCTCTTCGTCGTCGTCCTCGTCGAGCTCGTCGGCGGCGGCGGGGATGCGGCCGCGCCCCTTCTCGTCGGACTCCGGGTAGTAGAACAGCTCCTGGAACTCGACGTCGATCCCGTCCTCGACCGGCTCCAGGCAGCGCACGCACTCGCCCTCGACCTTGGCCTCGGCGGTGCCCGTGACGAGGACGCCCTCGACCACGGACTCCAGACGGAGCTCCAACGCGATCTCGCTCTTCTCGGGCACACCGATCACGTCGATGATGCCCAGCCCCTCGGGGGCCTCCAGGGTGCGGGTCACCTTGCGCAGCGATCCGGGGCGACGTCCGAGCTCGTGCGTGTCGAACACGAGGGGGTCGCGGTGGTCGAGGCGGTTCAAGGTGTCCTGACTTCCTGAGGCGGCACGCGTGCTGCGTGGCGCGGGTGGTT
The sequence above is a segment of the Kitasatospora sp. NBC_00240 genome. Coding sequences within it:
- the rpmF gene encoding 50S ribosomal protein L32; amino-acid sequence: MAVPKRKMSRSNTRHRRSNWKAVVPALVACDRCHEPKLGHIACPSCGTYNRRQVLSV
- a CDS encoding DUF177 domain-containing protein: MNRLDHRDPLVFDTHELGRRPGSLRKVTRTLEAPEGLGIIDVIGVPEKSEIALELRLESVVEGVLVTGTAEAKVEGECVRCLEPVEDGIDVEFQELFYYPESDEKGRGRIPAAADELDEDDDEETYRLEGDYFDLQPVLRDAVVLALPLQPVCQEDCLGLCSECGARLSDDPDHHHEAADPRWAALQGLSAAHGDEGDGIKTSDTREGGAENQEK